A stretch of DNA from Maridesulfovibrio sp.:
ACGCAACGATGATGCAACTGACGGCCGCGACTGGGCATGGATCATGTTCATCAGCGGTTTTGTGCTGCTTTCGTGTCTCAGTATCAAGGTTCTTATCTATATCCTGCCGCTGTTTGCGCCTCTGGCCGTGCTTACTGCACGAGGGCTGCTGGGTGAAGGAGGGAATCCTCCGGCCATCAATTCCGCCCGGATGTGGATCGGTGTTGCCGTTGTCTATCTGGTGCTCGCAGTTGCGGCGCCTTTTGCGGAAGCCTTCTTCCCATTTGATTCAGCCCTGCGCGGTTTGTCTTTCACTGTGCTGATTATGGGAGTGGGCGGCCTCGGAATGCTGGCGCTCAGGAATTCCGGCGCGAAAAGAGGACTGTTGCTCATGGCAGTTGTTATGGTCCTGTGGCTCCAGCCGCTGGCCCTTTACACTCTGCCGTCACTCGATCCGGTTATGAGCCCGCGCCAGACTGGTGAAATGATGAAACACTATGTGGAGCAGGGTAGTTATCCGCTGGCCCACAAAATTTATTCCGGCATCTTTTCCTATTACGCCGGAACGGATATTCATGAAACAAGTGACATGGATGAGATAAACTCACTCCTGAACCAGAAGGATGATGTAATTCTGGTCATGCAGAAAAAATATTATGACAAATGGAAAGACAAGCCTGACGGGATAAGGGTTATAAATGAACAGTTCATTTCCGACCGGCCCTATGTGCTGATCAAGAAATGATCTTTTAATGAAATACGGGAAAATCCGTTCCAGGTTTGGGACGGATTTTCTATTTGTTTTTTATGCTGATTTAGATTTTAAAAAGTATTGCACCATGATAGAGTGTATTAAAAGCCCCGGTACCGGGTTGGATAGCCATATGATCAGGAAGTAGAAGGAGGGCCGGATGGGCAGGTCGAAAAACATACTTTTTGTCGACGAAGACAAGGCTCAGTTGCAATTGCTGGAAAAGTTGATCGAGCCGTTACAGAAACGCTGGAAAGTCTGCTTTGCCAGCAATGCCGAAGAGGTCATGGATCAACTCATGACTCGTCCTTTTGATATCGTTGCAACCGAATTGCATATGGAAGGGTTCGCAGATGGAGAACTCCTGCACGAGATAAAATCCCGTCAGCCCGGCTCAATCAGGTTTATTACTTCCGCCGAAGTGCAGGCCGAAAATTTTCTCCAGTATATCAATTCCGCGCATCAGTTCATTTCCAAGCCGTATGTTCCTTCGGAGTTCTTGAGTAAAATCAAGAAAAGCATGCGGCTCAAAAATATTTTTCTCAACGAGCGTGCTGCCAAAGCCATTGCTTCCATAGATGAGCTGCCGTCCCTGCCCGATCTTTATTTCCGGCTGGAAAAAGCCCTCAGAAAGGAAGACGTCTTCATCGGTGAACTAGGCAGGATAATAGGCGAAGACATGAGCATGAGCGCCGGTCTTCTGAAAATCGTAAATTCTCCGGTTTTCGGCCTGTTTTCAAAGGTGACCAATCCGGAACAGGCTGTAACGCTGCTGGGGCTGGACGCGCTCAAAGGTATTGTCATGGGCTTGTCCATGTTCAATTCAGCGGATTTAAAGGGATTGGATTTTTCCATTGCGGAACTCGGTGAGCACTGCCAGTATACAGGATTGCTCGGCAGGGCCATTGTCAGGTCGGAGGACGCCTGTAACGAGTTGTGCGAAAATACTTTTCTTGCCGGATTCCTGCACGATATAGGGAAGCTGGTGCTTGCCACATCATATCCTGACGAATATCGGATGATCCTCGGTCTGGTGCGCGAGGATGCTGTTTCCATACAGGATGCGGAAAAGGACATCCTCGGGTTTACCCATGCCGAGGTAGGGGCCTATCTGCTGGCCATATGGGGATTCAACGAGGATGTGGTAGAGGCGGTGTACTGCCATCACGATTTGTCAAAGCTGGGCAGCACGGATTTAAGCCCTGCGGTTGCTGTGCATGTGGCAAATACTTTTGACCATGAACTGCGGTTCCCTTGTCAAAAATGCGCTCCGCACCTTCTTGATGCCAGGTGGCTGGAGATTCACGGTTTTTCACCCAGTCTGGTCGGCTGGCTCAGTGT
This window harbors:
- a CDS encoding response regulator, which codes for MGRSKNILFVDEDKAQLQLLEKLIEPLQKRWKVCFASNAEEVMDQLMTRPFDIVATELHMEGFADGELLHEIKSRQPGSIRFITSAEVQAENFLQYINSAHQFISKPYVPSEFLSKIKKSMRLKNIFLNERAAKAIASIDELPSLPDLYFRLEKALRKEDVFIGELGRIIGEDMSMSAGLLKIVNSPVFGLFSKVTNPEQAVTLLGLDALKGIVMGLSMFNSADLKGLDFSIAELGEHCQYTGLLGRAIVRSEDACNELCENTFLAGFLHDIGKLVLATSYPDEYRMILGLVREDAVSIQDAEKDILGFTHAEVGAYLLAIWGFNEDVVEAVYCHHDLSKLGSTDLSPAVAVHVANTFDHELRFPCQKCAPHLLDARWLEIHGFSPSLVGWLSVCAEHLEQLPGTD